The Flavobacterium sp. 1 genome contains the following window.
ATGAAAACGCAAAAACCTTTTTATAAATCTGAAATTCTCATTAATCAATGTAAATCTTTCGTCTGGCAATGCATTTGCCAAAGCATCCTCATCTTGGTCAAAAGCAAATAATTTTCCGTTTGGCCCCAGCCTTCTCAATATTTCTTTGGAATGACCGCCTCCGCCAAAGGTTACATCCACATATATTCCGTCTGGCTTTATATTCAAACCATCTACAGTCGGATGAAGCAATACTGGATTATGATATTCCATTGTCGTCGTCATTTAAATTACCCATTACTTCTTCGGCTAAATCTGCAAAATCAACATCTGCACCGTCAATTGATTTCTCATACAAATCCTTATCCCAAATTTCTACAATATTAACTGCGGAAGAAAAAACTACATCTTTATCAATACTGGCAAAAACCACTAAATCTTTAGGAACCAGCAATCTGCCCAAAGCATCTATTTCTACCACTTTTACACCAGCGGTAAAACGGCGGATAAAGTCATTGTTTTTCTTTACAAATCGGTTAAGTTTGTTGATTTTTTTCATCATCAAATTCCACTCTTCCATAGGATACAATTCCAGACAGGGCTGAAATACAGAACGCTTCAAAACAAAACCGTTTTGAAGCGAGGAAGCCAATTGCTTTTTTAAGGGAGCAGGTAATAAAACCCGTCCTTTTGCATCGACTTTACACTCATATGTTCCTATAATTGTGTCCAAGTGAATTGTATTAATTGCATTAAGCAAAAATATATAAAATATTACCACAATTTACCACTATCTACCACTTTGTTAATAAGTTTAACCACTTTTGACCAAAAACGCTTAGTTTATACACTATCAGGCCATTAGCTGTAAAATCGATATTTTGTAAGAAAGCTTATGATTTAAGTAAAAGTCTATTTTTTTGATTGCTAAAACATATTCTTAAAAGCTTTAAAAAATATTTCTTAATCATTAAAAAAGCAATAAAAAGAAGCTCAAAAAGCATCCTTTATACATGTAAGAATAAAAGGTTAAAAAATAGCCGCCAAAATTCTTTTTAATTTTTTAAACCCTATATTTGTAAAAAATTGAAATTGTTATCTTAAAACATGGAAAAATATTACAAAAAAGAAGGCAAATACGGATATTACGAAGCAGGCGAAGGAATTCCGATTGTCATCTTACATGGTTTAATGGGAGGACTTAGTAATTTTGATGCTGTAGCCAGTTATTTTTCCAATAAAGGATACAGAATCATCATCCCCGATTTACCTATTTATACTCAAAACATATTAAAAACTAACGTGAAAAGTTTTGCTGTCTATGTAAAAAACTTCATTACTTTCAAAAAATTAGACCGAGTAATTCTTTTAGGAAATTCACTTGGAGGACATATCGCATTATACCATACCAAAATGTTTCCAGAGAAAGTTTCAGGGCTTGTAATTACTGGAAGTTCTGGTCTTTACGAAAGCGCCATGGGAGACAGTTATCCAAAAAGAGGCGACTATGAATACATCAAGAAAAAAGCCGAAGATGTATTTTATGATCCAAAAATAGCCACTCCAGAACTTATTGACGAAGTATACGCCACAGTAAATGACCGTATAAAATTAATCAAAACCCTGACAATTGCCAAAAGTGCCATTCGTCATAATATGGCCAAAGATTTACCAAAAATGCATGTGCAGACTTGTATTATTTGGGGGAAAAATGACAAAGTTACACCACCAGATGTAGCAGATGAATTTCATAAATTATTACCTAATTCGACTTTATACTGGATTGACAAATGCGGACACGCAGCCATGATGGAACAGCCAGAAGAGTTTAATGCACATCTTGAAGACTGGCTTACTCATACACATTTGGCTGAACATTAATTGATCGGAGAATTTTACACTCAAAAACATGAAAATTAATACTGCCGAATTCGTAATAAGCAACTCAGATGTAAGCAAATGTCCTAAGGATTTTTTACCCGAATATGCTTTCATTGGCCGTTCCAATGTTGGGAAGTCATCATTAATCAACATGCTGACTAACCAAAAGAAACTAGCAAAGACATCCGGAAGACCTGGAAAAACTCAGCTTATCAATCACTTTTTAATCAATAATAATTGGTTCCTTGTCGATTTGCCAGGTTATGGCTATGCCAAAGTTTCCAAAAAAACAAAATCAATTTTTCAGGAATTCATCACCGATTATTTCGAAAGAAGAGAACAGCTGGTTTGTGCTTTTGTCTTAATTGACATTCGTCACGAAGCACAGACAATCGACATTGAATTCATGTCGTATATGGGTGAAAGTGAAATTCCATTTTGTATTATTTTTACTAAAGCAGATAAAATCAGTAAAGTAAAAATCGATTCTCATATTGCAGCTTACAAAAAACAAATGTTTGCCAACAACTGGGCCGAAATGCCACAGTACTTTGTTACTTCGGCAACAGAATCTACAGGAAAAGAAGAGCTTCTAAGTTATATAGACGAAGTAAATCAAGAGGTTTTTAAAAACAATTCTGAGTTTTAAAAAGACTTAATTAAATATAAAAAAATCCCAAAACTATCAAAAAATGTAGTTTTGGGATTTTTTATTTTAATATCCTTGTTTTAGAAAATTACTTTTTTAGCTCTAATTTTTCTGCAAAATAATCGCAGAAATCAAGCATCGTATCCGACATTTTTTCATCATTAGTCGCTCTTTTAAAAGTTTCGGCCATGGATACCAATGTTTGGTGAAAGAAAATTTTCATTTCATCAACAGGCATATCTTTTGTCCATAAATCGATACGCATACTTTCTTTGGCTTTGCTGTCCCAAACATTCAGCATAATCGCTTTGGATTCTGAAAGTTCTATTCCGCCGTCTTGAGCAGTCCAAAAAAGTTTTTCCGGAACACGGTTTTCGTCTAATTCGACTAAAAATTTAATTTCTGAGGTATTTTTATCTGACATTATTTCTTGGGTTTGTATTTTGATTTTTCGAAAATTTCTTTGGCATCCATTTTTAACATCTGATCCAATTTAGTATCATTATTTTCCATAAATGATCTAACAATCTGCCATCCTATCCAAGAACCTACTTGTCCTGGAGAATCATTGTCAATTTCCAAATAAAATTTTGAAAACGGCGATGGATCGATAAAACGGGAAGCTAACTTTTGTTCATCGCTAAAAAGCATTTCTCTTTCAATGAAATAGCGCCAAATATAAGATTCATTATCTTGGCACCAAACAATCTGTTCAGGAGTGTAGCCCATTTTTTCGGCATCACTGTATTCCGGCAGTAAAATATCTTTTAAATAGAGTTCTTTTCCAAAATAGATCATTTGGGACAACAAATTTTTATCTGTTGGCGGAGCAATCTTTCCTGATGAAAAACTCTTTACAACATCAGGCATCATTTGCCTTTCTTCAAAATTTTGTTTCAGATATTTCGGAAAAGTATAAAACTTATGATCTTTTCCTAAGTACAGTTCTAACGAAATTATAATTAACGAATCGGCATAAATTGCTTTATTGTTATAATCCATATCCGAAATCAGCGTAATAACTTTTGGCGTTTTGGTCTTTGGAAAATAATATTTCATGTGCTGTACCAAAGTCTCAACACTATTTTGAATTTCGTCAGAGGAAGGGTATTTTTTTTCAACTTCAGCATATACTTCCCTCCAGACAGGAGCAGTCATTTTATTTGTCCAAACGGTATCATTAATGTTTGGCGAGAAGAAATAAGGATATTGTTTTTTTAATTTCTGTAAATCCTTTGGAGATGTTTCAAAAAACTGCTTATCAAAACGCTCGACCTTAACAGCATCTGCCGGTGTTTCTTCAATAGCTTTTTCGACTTTACTTTTTTGGTCACAAGACACAAACAGCAGACAAAAAACAACAGGCAATAGAAAAAATTTCATATATAATTATTTATTTATCAATTTTTAGAAAGGATTTAAACACTATTCGTAAATCTTCACAAGGATTTTCATCCTATATAAAACATATGCTATTATTTTATTTAAATTTGTTATCTATGGAATTCTAAAAACTTTGTATTCATTTTTTTTTGCAAATATACATTCCTGCTTTTTAAAACTTAAACTATTATGACTAAAAAAAGAACCCTTCAAATCGAAAAAGTAAACACACATATTGTCAAATGGCTAAAAAGCTATGCTGAAAATTCAAAAGTCAACGGATTTGTAATTGGAATTTCAGGGGGAGTAGATTCGGCAGTAACCTCAACACTCTGTGCCCAAACAGGTTTAAAAGTACTATGCGTCGAAATGCCAATTCACCAAGCACATAGTCATGTTACCCGCGGACGTGAACACATTGAACAATTAAAAGAACAATTTCCAAACGTCAGTAGTGTTGAAGCAGATTTAACTTCGGTTTTTCAAGATTTCATAAAACAGGTTCCGGAAACAAGTGATGAACACAAACTTCATTTATCTCTTGCCAACACCCGTTCCCGACTAAGAATGACCACTTTATATTATTTTGCAGGCATTCACGGCTTATTAGTTGCTGGAACAGGAAATAAAGTAGAAGATTTTGGAGTAGGTTTCTATACTAAATACGGAGACGGCGGCGTTGATTTGAGTCCAATAGCCGATTTAATGAAATCTGAAGTATACCAATTAGGAGCCTATTTAAAAATTCCAGATTCTATATTAACAGCCTCACCTACAGACGGATTATTTGGTGACGAACGAACAGATGAAGACCAATTGGGCGCAAGTTATGACGAATTAGAATGGGCAATGAATGTAAATGAGTCAAAAACTGACGCAAATACGTTTACAGAACGTCAAAAAAATGTTTACGAGATTTACAAGAAACTCAATAAAAACAACCAGCATAAAATGAATCCAATACCAGTTTGCATAATAAATTGTTAAAAAAAAATAATTTGTCCGAAAAATTAGACTTATATAAAAATATTTTTTAATTTTATATCTTCAAAAACAATCCTAAAACTAAATACCATGATTAAAGTTTGTTTAGCAGATAACTATCCTGTAGTACATTTTGGAATAAAATCGTACTTCAAAGACCATTCGGACATTTCTATTGTTGCCAATGTTGGTAACTTCGCAATGGTAAAAGACATCCTTCTTACAAAAGAAATAGATGTTCTTGTATTGGACTTGGAGCTTGAAGGGCTTTCAAGCATTTTCGAAATCAAATCGGTTTTGAAAAATTTTCCAAAAACAAAAATTGTTTTTTACAGCGGACTGTCAGAACAGATCTACGCTCCAAACGCTATTAAAGCTGGAGTTTCTGGATTTGTTCACAAAACTGAAAAGCTGGAAACTTTGGGTCAGTCGATCATCAAAGTAAACCAAGGCAAAATCATCATGAATGAAGCTGTTATGAAAAACATTGCTTTGATTGCAAAACAAAGCAAAAGCGAACGTTTGTACAGAAAACTTTCCAATCGTGAAGTTGAAGTACTGCGTTATTTAAGCGACGGTAAGAAAAACCACGAAATCGCTGAAATCTTATCACTTAACGAG
Protein-coding sequences here:
- the gldC gene encoding gliding motility protein GldC translates to MSDKNTSEIKFLVELDENRVPEKLFWTAQDGGIELSESKAIMLNVWDSKAKESMRIDLWTKDMPVDEMKIFFHQTLVSMAETFKRATNDEKMSDTMLDFCDYFAEKLELKK
- a CDS encoding response regulator transcription factor; its protein translation is MIKVCLADNYPVVHFGIKSYFKDHSDISIVANVGNFAMVKDILLTKEIDVLVLDLELEGLSSIFEIKSVLKNFPKTKIVFYSGLSEQIYAPNAIKAGVSGFVHKTEKLETLGQSIIKVNQGKIIMNEAVMKNIALIAKQSKSERLYRKLSNREVEVLRYLSDGKKNHEIAEILSLNEKTISTYKLRLLTKLNVTNLVDLVNKAKTLEIV
- a CDS encoding alpha/beta fold hydrolase, encoding MEKYYKKEGKYGYYEAGEGIPIVILHGLMGGLSNFDAVASYFSNKGYRIIIPDLPIYTQNILKTNVKSFAVYVKNFITFKKLDRVILLGNSLGGHIALYHTKMFPEKVSGLVITGSSGLYESAMGDSYPKRGDYEYIKKKAEDVFYDPKIATPELIDEVYATVNDRIKLIKTLTIAKSAIRHNMAKDLPKMHVQTCIIWGKNDKVTPPDVADEFHKLLPNSTLYWIDKCGHAAMMEQPEEFNAHLEDWLTHTHLAEH
- the nadE gene encoding NAD(+) synthase, with the translated sequence MTKKRTLQIEKVNTHIVKWLKSYAENSKVNGFVIGISGGVDSAVTSTLCAQTGLKVLCVEMPIHQAHSHVTRGREHIEQLKEQFPNVSSVEADLTSVFQDFIKQVPETSDEHKLHLSLANTRSRLRMTTLYYFAGIHGLLVAGTGNKVEDFGVGFYTKYGDGGVDLSPIADLMKSEVYQLGAYLKIPDSILTASPTDGLFGDERTDEDQLGASYDELEWAMNVNESKTDANTFTERQKNVYEIYKKLNKNNQHKMNPIPVCIINC
- the mraZ gene encoding division/cell wall cluster transcriptional repressor MraZ — its product is MDTIIGTYECKVDAKGRVLLPAPLKKQLASSLQNGFVLKRSVFQPCLELYPMEEWNLMMKKINKLNRFVKKNNDFIRRFTAGVKVVEIDALGRLLVPKDLVVFASIDKDVVFSSAVNIVEIWDKDLYEKSIDGADVDFADLAEEVMGNLNDDDNGIS
- the gldB gene encoding gliding motility lipoprotein GldB; this translates as MKFFLLPVVFCLLFVSCDQKSKVEKAIEETPADAVKVERFDKQFFETSPKDLQKLKKQYPYFFSPNINDTVWTNKMTAPVWREVYAEVEKKYPSSDEIQNSVETLVQHMKYYFPKTKTPKVITLISDMDYNNKAIYADSLIIISLELYLGKDHKFYTFPKYLKQNFEERQMMPDVVKSFSSGKIAPPTDKNLLSQMIYFGKELYLKDILLPEYSDAEKMGYTPEQIVWCQDNESYIWRYFIEREMLFSDEQKLASRFIDPSPFSKFYLEIDNDSPGQVGSWIGWQIVRSFMENNDTKLDQMLKMDAKEIFEKSKYKPKK
- the yihA gene encoding ribosome biogenesis GTP-binding protein YihA/YsxC, whose product is MKINTAEFVISNSDVSKCPKDFLPEYAFIGRSNVGKSSLINMLTNQKKLAKTSGRPGKTQLINHFLINNNWFLVDLPGYGYAKVSKKTKSIFQEFITDYFERREQLVCAFVLIDIRHEAQTIDIEFMSYMGESEIPFCIIFTKADKISKVKIDSHIAAYKKQMFANNWAEMPQYFVTSATESTGKEELLSYIDEVNQEVFKNNSEF